The following proteins are co-located in the Citrobacter freundii ATCC 8090 = MTCC 1658 = NBRC 12681 genome:
- the glsA gene encoding glutaminase A yields the protein MNKTIIGVSLFSFSVLFSATTFAQTTPDYAKLIEQAHQKYKSNNDGKVADYIPALATYSPKNFAITIATVDGKIYQVGDVNKPFPMESLSKVFTMALAMEQHGPQVVLDKLGANATGMPFNSGLAVELTKGAPENPLVNAGAMSTVSLIEAKDKTDRWNKILDNLNVWADATLTVNEPVFKSEMETNQHNQALAKLMESYNSFYGNTDEAVEIYTRQCSVDITVEQLAKMGAVLANKGKSPFNGKQLLNEKYVPQVLAEMAIAGLYDGSGKWLYTVGIPAKSGVGGGMVAVVPGEYAIAVYSPPLDEAGNSVRAQKTIEYVAEATKANVFLAK from the coding sequence ATGAATAAAACAATTATCGGCGTGAGTCTCTTTTCTTTCAGCGTCTTGTTTAGCGCAACCACATTCGCGCAAACCACGCCCGACTACGCCAAGCTGATAGAACAGGCTCATCAGAAGTACAAAAGTAATAACGATGGAAAAGTCGCCGACTACATCCCTGCTCTGGCGACCTATAGCCCGAAAAATTTTGCCATCACCATTGCGACGGTGGACGGCAAGATCTACCAGGTTGGCGATGTTAACAAACCTTTCCCAATGGAATCCCTGAGTAAAGTGTTCACCATGGCGCTCGCCATGGAGCAGCACGGTCCACAGGTAGTGCTGGATAAACTTGGCGCCAATGCCACCGGCATGCCGTTCAACTCAGGTTTGGCCGTTGAACTGACCAAAGGCGCGCCTGAAAACCCACTGGTAAACGCCGGGGCCATGAGCACCGTTAGCCTGATTGAAGCCAAAGACAAAACCGATCGTTGGAACAAAATCCTCGACAACCTGAACGTCTGGGCCGATGCCACTCTCACCGTAAACGAACCGGTTTTCAAATCTGAAATGGAAACCAACCAGCACAATCAGGCGCTGGCCAAACTGATGGAATCCTATAACAGCTTCTATGGCAACACTGACGAAGCCGTTGAAATTTATACCCGCCAGTGCTCGGTGGATATCACCGTTGAGCAACTGGCCAAAATGGGTGCCGTACTGGCGAACAAAGGCAAATCTCCGTTCAACGGCAAACAGTTGCTGAATGAGAAATATGTTCCACAAGTACTGGCAGAAATGGCAATTGCCGGACTGTACGACGGCAGCGGTAAATGGCTGTACACCGTTGGCATTCCGGCGAAAAGCGGCGTCGGCGGCGGCATGGTTGCCGTCGTCCCAGGCGAATATGCGATTGCGGTCTATTCTCCGCCGCTTGATGAAGCCGGAAACAGCGTTCGTGCCCAAAAAACTATCGAATATGTCGCCGAAGCGACAAAAGCCAACGTCTTTTTAGCCAAATAA
- a CDS encoding dicarboxylate/amino acid:cation symporter, which produces MKKISLTKMIILGLILGMIAGVAINNMAAAETAKSYAADISIFTTIFLRMVKMIIAPLVISTLVVGIAKMGDAKTLGRIFSKTFFLFICASLLSIALGLVIVNIFQPGAGINFVPHDVGAVAAVKSEPFTLKVFISHAVPTSIVDAMARNEILQIVVFSIFLGCSLAAIGEKADPIVKVLDSLVHVMLKLTGYVMLFAPLTVFAAISGLIAERGLGVMVSAGIFMGEFYLTLGMLWAILIGLSTMIVGPCIARLTKSILEPALLAFTTSSSEAAFPGTLDKLEKFGVSSKIASFVLPIGYSFNLVGSMAYCSFATVFIAQACNIELSMGEQITMLLILMLTSKGMAGVPRASMVVIAATLNQFNIPEAGLILLMGVDPFLDMGRSATNVMSNAMGAAIVGRWEGEHFGQGCRGTAPVKSPEQERPVTETEVALS; this is translated from the coding sequence ATGAAGAAAATAAGTTTAACGAAGATGATCATATTAGGCCTGATACTCGGCATGATTGCCGGGGTGGCCATAAATAATATGGCCGCGGCTGAAACAGCAAAATCTTATGCAGCAGACATTTCCATTTTTACCACTATATTCTTACGTATGGTGAAAATGATTATCGCACCATTGGTTATTTCAACTCTGGTTGTGGGTATTGCCAAAATGGGCGATGCTAAAACGCTGGGACGTATATTTTCGAAAACCTTCTTCCTGTTTATTTGCGCGTCATTGCTGTCAATCGCGCTGGGTCTGGTTATCGTAAATATCTTCCAGCCAGGCGCAGGTATCAACTTTGTGCCACATGATGTCGGCGCTGTTGCCGCCGTTAAGTCAGAGCCATTCACGCTGAAAGTGTTCATCTCACACGCGGTACCGACCAGTATTGTCGATGCGATGGCGCGTAACGAAATTCTGCAGATCGTCGTGTTCTCCATCTTCCTTGGTTGCAGCCTCGCTGCGATTGGTGAAAAAGCCGACCCTATTGTGAAAGTGCTGGATTCACTGGTGCACGTGATGCTGAAGCTGACGGGTTACGTCATGCTGTTTGCGCCACTGACCGTTTTTGCCGCTATTTCAGGTCTGATTGCCGAACGTGGTCTGGGTGTGATGGTTAGCGCCGGGATCTTCATGGGTGAGTTCTACCTGACGCTGGGTATGCTGTGGGCGATCCTGATTGGCCTGTCTACTATGATCGTCGGGCCTTGCATCGCACGGTTAACTAAATCAATCCTCGAACCCGCTTTGCTGGCCTTTACCACTTCAAGCTCTGAAGCCGCCTTCCCGGGTACGCTGGACAAGCTGGAAAAATTCGGCGTTTCCTCAAAAATTGCCAGCTTCGTTCTGCCTATCGGTTACTCCTTTAACCTGGTCGGCTCCATGGCTTATTGCTCCTTTGCCACTGTCTTTATTGCTCAGGCGTGCAACATCGAACTGAGCATGGGCGAGCAAATTACCATGTTGTTAATTCTGATGCTGACCTCTAAAGGGATGGCGGGTGTACCGCGTGCCTCGATGGTCGTTATCGCCGCCACACTGAACCAATTCAACATTCCGGAAGCGGGTTTGATCCTGCTTATGGGTGTCGATCCGTTCCTCGATATGGGTCGTTCCGCTACCAACGTCATGAGTAACGCCATGGGCGCTGCCATTGTGGGCCGTTGGGAAGGCGAGCACTTCGGCCAAGGTTGCCGTGGAACTGCGCCAGTGAAGTCACCGGAACAGGAACGCCCGGTTACCGAAACGGAAGTCGCTTTGTCCTGA
- a CDS encoding DUF4387 domain-containing protein: MKHSICSLAQVIRSKNAGPYELVLDILFKTREDYQRVKRSEQLTPQLIAGLYNVKPDFIHNIVWFDPANAVKIVIPRDIISGNVGDNDVYGAQQHAPLLSIEFDL; encoded by the coding sequence ATGAAACACTCAATTTGTTCACTGGCACAAGTTATTCGCTCGAAAAACGCCGGACCGTACGAACTGGTTTTAGATATTTTATTTAAAACCCGGGAAGATTATCAGCGCGTAAAACGCTCAGAGCAATTAACACCGCAGCTTATTGCCGGTTTATATAACGTTAAACCTGACTTTATTCACAATATTGTATGGTTCGATCCGGCGAATGCCGTAAAAATCGTCATACCGCGCGATATTATTTCCGGCAACGTCGGTGACAATGATGTTTATGGTGCACAGCAACACGCACCATTATTAAGTATTGAGTTCGACTTGTAA